One Burkholderia sp. PAMC 26561 genomic window carries:
- a CDS encoding primosomal protein N': protein MAVPRLGIAGNGRCSGGGHCARTIARKAALLHASDALLPQLTAEQAEAVDAIRHAQGFATFLLHGVTGSGKTEVYLHALADLLAARPDAQALVLVPEINLTPQFEAAFRTRFAALPEGAIVTMHSGLAEGERARNWLAAHTGRVRLVLGTRLAILASMPKLALIVVDEEHDPAYKQQEGLRYSARDLAVYRAKEIGIPVVLGSATPSLESWWQAEQGRYVKLTLTRRAVATAVLPSVRLIDLEEEKQRGRASVEGLSGPLVAAMKTRLARGEQSLVFLNRRGYAPILSCDACGWVAGCPRCSAYVVLHKPERALRCHHCGWESRIPKSCPDCGNVDIAPMGRGTQRVEETLATAVPGARVLRIDADSTRRKGSAQALFSDVHAGEVDILVGTQMIAKGHDFQRVTLVGVLNADTALFSHDFRASERLFAQLMQVSGRAGRAGLPGEVMIQTRYARHALYHALARHDYVGFANSTLAERRDAHLPPFVYQAMLRAEGRTLEVALDFLGAAAAEFAALPGAERVTVYDAVPLTIVKVFNVHRAQLLLECASRAVLQNALRAWQPVLRGIKVKGLIRWNVEVDPLDI, encoded by the coding sequence ATGGCAGTCCCACGGTTGGGTATCGCTGGAAACGGGCGATGTTCCGGCGGAGGACATTGCGCTAGAACCATCGCTAGAAAAGCCGCGTTGCTCCACGCCAGCGATGCGCTTTTGCCGCAGCTCACAGCCGAACAAGCCGAAGCCGTCGATGCCATTCGCCACGCGCAAGGCTTCGCCACGTTCCTGCTGCATGGCGTGACGGGCAGCGGCAAGACCGAGGTTTATCTTCACGCACTGGCCGATCTGCTCGCTGCCCGCCCTGATGCTCAGGCGCTCGTGCTCGTCCCTGAAATCAACCTCACGCCGCAATTCGAAGCCGCTTTCCGCACCCGGTTCGCTGCGTTGCCGGAAGGCGCCATCGTCACGATGCACAGCGGCCTGGCCGAGGGAGAACGCGCGCGCAACTGGCTCGCGGCACATACCGGCCGCGTGCGGCTCGTGCTCGGGACGCGGCTTGCTATCCTGGCATCGATGCCGAAGCTGGCGCTGATCGTCGTCGATGAAGAACACGATCCCGCGTACAAGCAGCAGGAGGGCTTGCGTTATTCGGCGCGGGATCTGGCGGTGTATCGGGCGAAGGAAATCGGGATTCCGGTCGTGCTCGGGTCGGCGACGCCATCGCTGGAAAGCTGGTGGCAGGCCGAGCAGGGCCGCTACGTCAAACTCACGCTGACGCGCCGTGCAGTGGCGACCGCCGTCCTGCCGAGCGTGCGGCTGATCGATCTGGAAGAGGAAAAGCAACGCGGCCGGGCGTCGGTGGAAGGCTTGTCCGGACCTTTGGTTGCCGCGATGAAGACGCGACTCGCACGCGGCGAACAAAGTCTCGTGTTCCTCAACCGTCGCGGCTACGCACCCATTCTTTCCTGCGATGCCTGCGGCTGGGTCGCCGGCTGTCCGCGATGCAGCGCCTACGTCGTGCTCCACAAGCCCGAACGCGCGCTGCGCTGCCACCATTGCGGCTGGGAATCGCGCATTCCGAAGTCCTGCCCGGATTGCGGCAACGTGGACATCGCCCCGATGGGGCGTGGCACGCAACGCGTCGAGGAAACCCTGGCGACGGCGGTGCCGGGCGCGCGGGTCCTGCGCATCGATGCCGACAGCACGCGGCGCAAAGGCAGCGCGCAGGCGCTTTTCTCCGATGTCCACGCGGGCGAAGTCGATATTCTCGTCGGCACGCAGATGATCGCGAAGGGGCACGACTTTCAGCGCGTGACCTTAGTCGGTGTTCTCAACGCCGACACAGCGCTGTTCTCGCACGACTTCCGCGCAAGCGAACGGCTGTTTGCGCAGTTGATGCAGGTGAGCGGACGGGCGGGGCGCGCGGGCTTGCCTGGCGAAGTGATGATCCAGACGCGCTACGCACGGCACGCGCTTTACCACGCGCTGGCCCGGCACGATTACGTCGGCTTCGCCAATTCGACGCTGGCCGAACGGCGCGATGCGCATTTGCCACCGTTTGTTTATCAGGCGATGTTGCGGGCGGAAGGGCGGACGCTGGAAGTCGCGCTGGACTTTCTGGGCGCGGCGGCCGCGGAGTTTGCTGCGCTGCCTGGGGCCGAGAGGGTGACGGTCTATGACGCGGTGCCGCTGACGATTGTGAAGGTGTTCAATGTGCATCGCGCACAATTGCTGCTTGAATGCGCGTCACGAGCGGTCTTGCAGAACGCGCTCAGGGCCTGGCAACCCGTGTTGCGAGGAATCAAGGTCAAAGGCCTGATTCGATGGAACGTTGAAGTCGATCCACTCGATATCTAG